A region from the Curtobacterium sp. MCBA15_012 genome encodes:
- a CDS encoding transporter substrate-binding domain-containing protein, which produces MPTTALSPTSDAPPAAPPTRWRARAGALVLAAGVVVALAGCSSGAAATGSGQGSSRGSVTIGAASNGAATETTVRVAEDTTLHDELPAAVKSSGKLVIGVGALPAGFPPLAFTGDDQRTLTGSEPDLGRLVAAKLGLEADVRNATWDNLFVGIDGGKIDAGFSNVTVTEQRKEKYDFASYRQDNLALQVLATSKLAFDGDPSVLAGRTIAVSSGTNQEKILLEWKADLEQQGKTIDVKYYPDGNAVQLALGSGKIDGYFGPNPTIAYANTQSAGSAHPTKTAGTYSGAGSTLQGLIAATTKKDSGLAEPIADAIDALIADGTYAKWLRAYNLSNEAVQTSQVNPEGLPLDNG; this is translated from the coding sequence TTGCCCACCACCGCCCTCTCCCCCACGTCCGACGCACCGCCCGCCGCACCGCCCACTCGCTGGCGCGCCCGCGCCGGCGCCCTCGTCCTCGCCGCCGGGGTCGTCGTGGCCCTCGCGGGCTGCTCGTCGGGCGCCGCCGCCACCGGCAGCGGTCAGGGGTCCTCGCGCGGTTCCGTGACCATCGGCGCCGCGTCGAACGGTGCGGCCACCGAGACGACGGTCCGGGTCGCCGAGGACACGACGCTGCACGACGAGCTACCGGCCGCCGTCAAGTCCTCGGGGAAGCTCGTGATCGGTGTCGGCGCGCTGCCCGCCGGGTTCCCGCCGCTCGCCTTCACGGGCGACGACCAGCGGACGCTGACCGGTTCGGAACCGGACCTCGGACGACTGGTCGCCGCGAAGCTCGGGCTCGAGGCCGACGTGCGGAACGCCACGTGGGACAACCTGTTCGTCGGCATCGACGGCGGGAAGATCGACGCCGGGTTCTCGAACGTCACCGTGACCGAACAGCGGAAGGAGAAGTACGACTTCGCGTCCTACCGCCAGGACAACCTCGCCCTCCAGGTGCTCGCGACCTCGAAGCTCGCGTTCGACGGCGACCCGTCCGTGCTCGCCGGCAGGACGATCGCGGTGAGCTCCGGGACGAACCAGGAGAAGATCCTGCTCGAGTGGAAGGCCGACCTCGAGCAGCAGGGGAAGACCATCGACGTCAAGTACTACCCGGACGGCAACGCGGTGCAGCTCGCGCTCGGCTCCGGCAAGATCGACGGCTACTTCGGCCCGAACCCGACGATCGCGTACGCGAACACGCAGAGCGCCGGCAGCGCACACCCGACGAAGACCGCGGGGACGTACTCGGGCGCCGGCTCGACGCTGCAGGGGCTCATCGCGGCGACGACGAAGAAGGACAGCGGGCTGGCGGAGCCGATCGCCGACGCGATCGACGCGCTCATCGCGGACGGGACCTACGCGAAGTGGCTGCGGGCGTACAACCTGTCGAACGAGGCCGTGCAGACCTCGCAGGTGAACCCGGAGGGGCTGCCGCTCGACAACGGCTGA
- a CDS encoding amino acid ABC transporter ATP-binding protein produces MSAAIGVHGAVKAFGDQVVIDGVDLSLPAGSVTVVLGPSGSGKSTLLRTINHLEPLDRGVVTVGGETIGVRLRTGRDGRVRYQELPERHIRRQRSRIGFVFQHFELFPHLTALENVAEGPVAAGVPVAAARARAQELLERVGLGDRGASRPRQLSGGQQQRVAIARALALDPSVVLLDEPTSALDPELVGEVLGVVRDLAASGTTLVVVTHEVAFAREVADHVVFLDHGRVVEQGPPARVIDAPQHARTRDFLSRVR; encoded by the coding sequence GTGAGCGCGGCGATCGGCGTCCACGGCGCGGTCAAGGCGTTCGGCGACCAGGTCGTGATCGACGGTGTCGACCTGTCGCTGCCCGCCGGGAGCGTCACCGTCGTCCTCGGGCCGTCCGGTTCGGGCAAGTCGACCCTGCTCCGCACGATCAACCACCTCGAACCGCTCGACCGGGGCGTCGTCACGGTCGGCGGCGAGACGATCGGGGTCCGGCTGCGCACCGGGCGGGACGGGCGCGTCCGGTACCAGGAGCTGCCCGAGCGGCACATCCGTCGGCAGCGCTCCCGGATCGGGTTCGTGTTCCAGCACTTCGAGCTGTTCCCGCACCTCACGGCGCTCGAGAACGTGGCCGAGGGGCCGGTCGCCGCCGGGGTCCCGGTCGCAGCGGCGCGCGCTCGCGCCCAGGAGCTGCTCGAGCGCGTCGGGCTCGGCGACCGCGGCGCGTCCCGGCCCCGGCAGTTGTCCGGCGGCCAGCAGCAGCGCGTCGCGATCGCCCGGGCGCTCGCGCTCGACCCGTCGGTCGTGCTCCTCGACGAGCCCACGTCGGCGCTCGACCCGGAGCTCGTCGGCGAGGTGCTCGGCGTCGTCCGGGACCTCGCCGCGTCGGGAACGACCCTCGTGGTCGTCACGCACGAGGTCGCGTTCGCCCGCGAGGTCGCCGACCACGTCGTCTTCCTCGACCACGGGCGCGTCGTCGAGCAGGGGCCGCCCGCCCGGGTCATCGACGCCCCACAGCACGCCCGGACCCGGGACTTCCTGTCCCGCGTCCGGTGA
- a CDS encoding GNAT family N-acetyltransferase, which translates to MTDTADVTTRSTRRGELVFRVVHPDDPAAAPLLADLEREYDARYGDQLDGGAAAELARYPAEDFVAPRGVFLLLHEDDRLVAGGAFMPHDDETVELKRIWTAPGARGRGLAGRVVAELEEEARRRGSRRVVLTTGPRQPEAVALYRRAGYTPLYDVSRPAEEVGVHAFEKTLAPRPADGDRGTRPGHPAGATRAAEGGRASRPVAPTIDAAARAALDRPVLPLRHPVRWIAAAVVLVLLLNGVETLFTNPAWGWPAVGKWLFSPAILTGLQLTLVATGLSAVISFAGGVLVALARLSRNPVLSGLAWGYVWLFRSVPLILVLVFLYNLGSLYPTIGIGVPFGPQVTVPTADVLGDLAIGVLALSLSEVAYASEIVRAGVLAVDHGQLEAARALGLPPRRQFVRVVLPQALRSIVPAFVNQVVGLLKASSLLFYVSLLDLFGVVQNLSSTYPTDIIPLLVVATLWYLALTSAVSVVQYHVERWTNRGSARSLPPTPWQRVRGAVRRRTGGAGRLPSSARGARVLTADARSAR; encoded by the coding sequence ATGACCGACACGGCAGACGTGACCACCCGCTCGACGCGGCGTGGCGAGCTGGTGTTCCGCGTCGTCCACCCGGACGACCCCGCCGCCGCTCCGCTCCTGGCCGACCTCGAGCGCGAGTACGACGCGCGCTACGGCGACCAGCTCGACGGGGGTGCGGCGGCGGAGCTCGCCCGCTACCCCGCCGAGGACTTCGTGGCCCCGCGCGGGGTGTTCCTCCTGCTCCACGAGGACGACCGACTGGTGGCCGGCGGTGCCTTCATGCCGCACGACGACGAGACCGTCGAGCTGAAGCGGATCTGGACCGCGCCCGGTGCCCGCGGGCGGGGCCTGGCCGGCCGCGTGGTCGCCGAGCTCGAGGAGGAAGCGCGTCGCCGGGGCTCCCGCCGGGTCGTCCTGACCACCGGCCCGCGCCAACCCGAGGCCGTGGCCCTGTACCGGCGCGCCGGCTACACCCCGCTGTACGACGTCAGCAGACCGGCCGAGGAGGTCGGCGTGCACGCGTTCGAGAAGACCCTCGCGCCCCGCCCCGCCGACGGTGACCGCGGCACGCGACCCGGCCACCCTGCCGGGGCGACCCGCGCTGCGGAGGGGGGCCGCGCCTCCCGTCCGGTCGCCCCGACCATCGACGCGGCCGCACGCGCCGCGCTCGACCGCCCCGTCCTGCCGCTGCGCCACCCCGTGCGGTGGATCGCCGCCGCGGTGGTGCTGGTGCTCCTGCTGAACGGCGTCGAGACGCTGTTCACGAACCCGGCCTGGGGCTGGCCCGCGGTCGGGAAGTGGCTGTTCAGCCCGGCGATCCTGACCGGGCTGCAGCTCACGCTCGTGGCGACCGGCCTGAGCGCGGTGATCAGCTTCGCCGGCGGGGTCCTGGTCGCGCTCGCGCGGCTGTCGCGGAACCCGGTGCTGTCCGGGCTGGCGTGGGGGTACGTGTGGTTGTTCCGGTCCGTGCCGCTCATCCTCGTGCTCGTCTTCCTGTACAACCTCGGGTCGCTGTACCCGACGATCGGCATCGGCGTCCCGTTCGGCCCGCAGGTCACGGTGCCCACCGCGGACGTCCTCGGCGACCTGGCGATCGGCGTCCTCGCACTGAGCCTGAGCGAGGTCGCCTACGCGTCCGAGATCGTGCGGGCGGGGGTGCTCGCGGTCGACCACGGCCAGCTCGAGGCGGCACGGGCGCTCGGGCTCCCCCCGCGACGGCAGTTCGTCCGGGTCGTCCTGCCGCAGGCGCTGCGGTCGATCGTGCCCGCGTTCGTCAACCAGGTGGTGGGGTTGCTCAAGGCCTCGTCGCTGCTGTTCTACGTCTCGCTGCTCGACCTGTTCGGCGTGGTCCAGAACCTGTCGAGCACCTACCCGACGGACATCATCCCGCTGCTCGTGGTCGCGACGCTCTGGTACCTCGCGCTGACCAGCGCGGTGTCGGTCGTGCAGTACCACGTCGAGCGCTGGACGAACCGCGGGTCCGCGCGCTCGCTCCCGCCGACGCCGTGGCAGCGGGTGCGCGGTGCGGTCCGGCGACGGACGGGAGGCGCGGGTCGCCTTCCGTCGTCGGCGCGCGGTGCCCGGGTGCTCACCGCCGACGCCCGGAGCGCCCGGTGA
- a CDS encoding RES family NAD+ phosphorylase: MTPDRNEVAQRRPRPDLDLTDFPAEESRGTTFYRAKRHDRGAWWFASTEPDADGVDGGRFDLAVPRGTCYWADAVEVAVRERLAHHVLSTNTVFASRAREMVVVAARASRGRRFADVTHPAAVRSGVGAELQTMGDYRVPQAWARAFDAAGFAGVRYSTRFTSAAAANAWAVFGAAGVPRRPRPERVHRDGVTACREAGIRVLDDGSESGPERFTFATPPQD; encoded by the coding sequence GTGACACCGGACCGCAACGAGGTCGCCCAGCGGCGCCCGCGACCCGACCTCGACCTGACCGACTTCCCGGCCGAGGAGTCGCGGGGCACGACGTTCTACCGGGCGAAGCGGCACGACCGTGGCGCGTGGTGGTTCGCGAGCACCGAGCCCGACGCCGACGGTGTCGACGGCGGCCGGTTCGACCTCGCCGTGCCGCGGGGCACCTGCTACTGGGCGGACGCGGTCGAGGTCGCCGTCCGGGAGCGCCTGGCGCACCACGTGCTCTCGACGAACACGGTGTTCGCGTCGCGGGCCCGGGAGATGGTCGTCGTCGCGGCCCGGGCGTCCCGCGGGCGACGCTTCGCCGACGTCACGCACCCGGCGGCCGTGCGCTCCGGGGTGGGCGCCGAGCTCCAGACGATGGGCGACTACCGCGTGCCGCAGGCCTGGGCGCGCGCGTTCGACGCCGCGGGGTTCGCGGGGGTGCGGTACAGCACGCGCTTCACGAGCGCCGCGGCCGCGAACGCCTGGGCGGTCTTCGGGGCGGCCGGTGTGCCCCGCCGTCCACGACCCGAGCGGGTGCACCGCGACGGGGTCACCGCCTGCCGCGAGGCCGGGATCCGGGTGCTCGACGACGGGTCCGAGTCCGGGCCGGAGCGCTTCACCTTCGCGACGCCGCCGCAGGACTGA
- a CDS encoding alpha/beta fold hydrolase: MTATVFCLHALGSSSEEFVLLRSELAGDLDLVGIDLPGFGRSPASAGTTVEEMAVAVERAVGASGATEWVLVGHSMGGKVATVVADRTVSGANGLFGLRAVVLLAASPLSPEPMAEDRRASMLSWAEDGRIRPDHAAAFVDANTAEVLPPDRHEMAVHDVERTDPRAWRDWLLRGSREDWSADAVPNPVPTLVIAGAEDGDLDADAQRRLTMPHWPAAELHVVDGAAHLLPWERPLEVAAVVRDFWNRRVAHAPAVPAGAVRVIASPRVSARTRGVFAVRSLADDPAAEPAALTRRQLDTLRAVARTVVPQPGPHHVDLALRVDAQLAAGAGDGWRPDGLPTDVEAYRAALDVLAPVVDGGDLDAVLEAVAAGRHRSDGPLDAGALRAWFEDASVDLVKQWLAHPATMSEIDYDGYANGGDGVRKQGFQLLGAGQREAWEPEGARR, encoded by the coding sequence ATGACTGCGACCGTGTTCTGCCTCCACGCCCTCGGGTCGAGTTCGGAGGAGTTCGTGCTGCTCCGGTCCGAGCTCGCCGGCGACCTCGACCTGGTCGGGATCGACCTCCCCGGCTTCGGTCGCAGCCCGGCCTCGGCCGGCACGACGGTCGAGGAGATGGCCGTCGCCGTCGAGCGCGCCGTCGGGGCGAGCGGCGCCACCGAGTGGGTGCTCGTCGGCCACTCGATGGGCGGCAAGGTCGCCACGGTGGTCGCGGACCGCACCGTCTCCGGTGCGAACGGCCTGTTCGGGCTCCGCGCCGTCGTGCTGCTCGCGGCCTCGCCGCTGTCGCCCGAGCCCATGGCCGAGGACCGTCGCGCTTCGATGCTCTCGTGGGCCGAGGACGGTCGCATCCGCCCGGACCACGCCGCCGCGTTCGTCGACGCGAACACCGCCGAGGTCCTGCCGCCCGACCGGCACGAGATGGCCGTGCACGACGTCGAGCGCACGGACCCCCGCGCCTGGCGGGACTGGCTGCTCCGCGGCAGCCGCGAGGACTGGTCGGCCGACGCCGTGCCGAACCCCGTCCCGACGCTCGTGATCGCCGGGGCCGAGGACGGCGACCTCGACGCCGACGCCCAGCGACGCCTGACGATGCCGCACTGGCCCGCCGCCGAGCTGCACGTCGTCGACGGTGCGGCGCACCTGCTGCCGTGGGAGCGTCCGCTCGAGGTCGCTGCGGTCGTGCGTGACTTCTGGAACCGCCGGGTCGCGCACGCGCCGGCCGTCCCCGCCGGCGCGGTGCGCGTGATCGCCTCGCCCCGGGTCAGCGCCCGCACGCGCGGCGTCTTCGCGGTGCGCTCCCTCGCGGACGACCCCGCCGCCGAGCCCGCCGCGCTCACCCGTCGGCAGCTCGACACCCTGCGCGCCGTGGCCCGCACGGTCGTCCCGCAGCCCGGCCCGCACCACGTCGACCTGGCCCTGCGCGTGGACGCCCAGCTCGCCGCCGGCGCGGGCGACGGCTGGCGGCCCGACGGTCTGCCGACCGACGTCGAGGCGTACCGGGCGGCACTCGACGTGCTCGCCCCGGTGGTCGACGGCGGGGACCTCGATGCGGTCCTCGAGGCCGTCGCCGCCGGTCGCCACCGGTCGGACGGCCCGCTCGACGCCGGGGCGCTGCGCGCCTGGTTCGAGGACGCCAGCGTGGACCTGGTGAAGCAGTGGTTGGCGCACCCCGCGACCATGTCCGAGATCGACTACGACGGCTACGCCAACGGCGGCGACGGCGTCCGCAAACAGGGCTTCCAGTTGCTCGGAGCCGGGCAACGCGAAGCATGGGAACCAGAGGGAGCACGACGATGA
- a CDS encoding GMC family oxidoreductase, producing MRLDAQRRYQDDEVVDVVVVGTGAGGAPLLARLAREGLTAVALEAGRNTEPEDHLPDEVEAPADINWMDERISGGSAPTAFGPNNSGTGVGGSTLHWGAFTPRPSTHDLRLRTESGQGEDWPVDHAELTAYIERVEHEVGVAGPAHYPWDPARRYRMGPPARNASSDMMMRGTAALGITATDAPVALTTEDRHQEHHGLRQACVSCGSCHQGCRNGAKVSMDTTYLPAAVAFGAEIRPGSFVHGIELDGSGRVSAVLYTRDGQERRQRCRSLVLAAGGVETARLLLHTGLANSSGQVGRNFTAHGATQVWATFDESMRSYRGYPSSIITEDFVRPADADFAGGYLIQSLGVQPLTFATTLVRGGGLRGAELVRAMRDYPRTAGVGINAECLPYVDNRLVLSDELDEHGVPRARVSFSPGSNEDAIRAHAVRTMTAIVEAAGGTDVRVLERTAHTIGTARMGADGGSSVVDPAGRSWDVPNMWICDNSVFPSAVIANPALTIMALSLRTADRFLRDDAAADRAGAATVAA from the coding sequence ATGAGACTCGACGCACAGCGCCGCTACCAGGACGACGAGGTCGTCGACGTGGTCGTCGTGGGCACGGGTGCCGGCGGTGCTCCGCTGCTCGCCCGGCTCGCCCGCGAGGGCCTGACCGCGGTCGCCCTCGAGGCCGGCCGCAACACCGAACCCGAGGACCACCTGCCCGACGAGGTCGAGGCGCCGGCGGACATCAACTGGATGGACGAGCGGATCAGCGGCGGGTCCGCCCCGACCGCGTTCGGCCCGAACAACAGCGGCACGGGCGTGGGCGGGTCGACCCTGCACTGGGGCGCGTTCACCCCGCGGCCGAGCACCCACGACCTGCGCCTGCGCACCGAGTCCGGGCAGGGCGAGGACTGGCCGGTCGACCACGCCGAGCTGACCGCGTACATCGAGCGCGTGGAGCACGAGGTCGGCGTCGCCGGCCCCGCGCACTACCCGTGGGACCCCGCACGCCGCTACCGGATGGGCCCGCCCGCCCGGAACGCGTCCTCGGACATGATGATGCGCGGCACCGCGGCGCTCGGCATCACCGCCACCGACGCCCCGGTCGCGCTCACCACCGAGGACCGGCACCAGGAGCACCACGGCCTCCGCCAGGCCTGCGTCTCGTGCGGGTCCTGCCACCAGGGCTGCCGCAACGGCGCGAAGGTGTCGATGGACACCACCTACCTGCCCGCCGCCGTGGCGTTCGGCGCGGAGATCCGACCCGGCTCGTTCGTGCACGGCATCGAGCTCGACGGGTCCGGACGCGTCAGCGCCGTGCTCTACACGCGCGACGGCCAGGAGCGCCGCCAGCGCTGCCGGTCCCTCGTGCTCGCAGCGGGCGGGGTCGAGACGGCACGCCTGCTCCTGCACACGGGCCTGGCGAACAGCAGCGGCCAGGTGGGCCGGAACTTCACGGCGCACGGTGCGACCCAGGTCTGGGCGACCTTCGACGAGTCGATGCGCTCCTACCGCGGGTACCCGTCGTCGATCATCACCGAGGACTTCGTCCGCCCGGCCGACGCCGACTTCGCGGGTGGCTACCTCATCCAGAGCCTGGGGGTGCAGCCGCTGACCTTCGCCACGACGCTCGTGCGCGGCGGCGGGCTGCGCGGCGCCGAGTTGGTGCGGGCGATGCGCGACTACCCCCGGACGGCCGGCGTCGGGATCAACGCCGAGTGCCTGCCGTACGTCGACAACCGGCTCGTGCTGTCCGACGAGCTCGACGAGCACGGTGTCCCGCGGGCCCGGGTGTCGTTCTCGCCCGGCAGCAACGAGGACGCCATCCGCGCCCACGCCGTCCGCACCATGACCGCGATCGTCGAGGCGGCGGGCGGCACCGACGTCCGCGTGCTCGAGCGCACGGCGCACACCATCGGCACCGCGCGCATGGGGGCCGACGGCGGCAGCTCGGTCGTCGACCCGGCAGGCCGGTCGTGGGACGTGCCGAACATGTGGATCTGCGACAACTCGGTGTTCCCGAGCGCGGTCATCGCCAACCCGGCGCTGACGATCATGGCGCTGTCGCTCCGCACGGCCGACCGGTTCCTCCGTGACGACGCCGCGGCGGACCGGGCGGGAGCGGCGACCGTTGCCGCCTGA
- a CDS encoding GIY-YIG nuclease family protein produces MVTAKRTPPVPDGRAGDRARCAIPGCDGDALPAVAAVLPLCAGHVALVADLAAEHTGVEDVLPGPCPLCGSRSGVRFPSGSLCAVCEWPWGDVPDGDLAPPRVDVVYYLRQRDDFGDRIKIGTTTNPRQRLAAVPHQELLAFERGDRTLERRRHRAFAADRYPRTEWFRTTPALLAHVAVVGAGVTDPWALHARWTSEALALRG; encoded by the coding sequence GTGGTCACCGCGAAGCGCACCCCTCCCGTCCCCGACGGCCGTGCGGGCGACCGCGCGCGGTGCGCGATCCCCGGGTGCGACGGCGACGCACTGCCCGCCGTCGCGGCCGTGCTGCCGCTGTGCGCGGGGCACGTCGCGCTCGTGGCCGACCTGGCCGCCGAGCACACCGGTGTCGAGGACGTGCTGCCCGGGCCGTGCCCGCTGTGCGGGTCGCGGAGCGGCGTCCGGTTCCCGTCGGGCAGCCTGTGCGCCGTGTGCGAGTGGCCGTGGGGCGACGTGCCGGACGGCGACCTCGCGCCGCCCCGCGTCGACGTCGTCTACTACCTGCGGCAGCGCGACGACTTCGGCGACCGGATCAAGATCGGCACGACGACGAACCCGCGGCAGCGCCTGGCGGCGGTCCCGCACCAGGAGCTCCTGGCGTTCGAACGGGGCGACCGCACGCTCGAACGCCGACGGCACCGCGCGTTCGCGGCCGACCGGTACCCGCGCACCGAGTGGTTCCGGACGACCCCGGCACTGCTCGCGCACGTCGCGGTGGTCGGGGCCGGGGTCACCGACCCGTGGGCGCTGCACGCGCGGTGGACGAGCGAGGCGCTGGCCCTGCGGGGGTGA
- a CDS encoding siderophore-interacting protein yields the protein MTPSPKRQQHVFVVERTERLTPHMVRVHLGGPAFRDFVDGTDPDRLAATDKYVKLLLAPPSSGLTPPYDLEALRTALPKHERPARRTYTVRAVDHAAGTIAIDFVVHGDDGLAGPWAAAARPGDLLALSGPGGGYTPSTEPAVTHVLLGDDSALPAIGAALEAMPATAQGVALVEVAGAEDEQALVVPAGVDLRWLHRDATGAEPGTLLLAAARALPRASRPVRVFAHGERTAVKAIRRLLQDDWGLDKADLSLSAYWALGRAEDRFQEEKREPVGMVFPD from the coding sequence ATGACCCCCAGCCCGAAGCGCCAGCAGCACGTCTTCGTCGTCGAGCGGACCGAACGGCTGACGCCGCACATGGTCCGCGTCCACCTCGGCGGGCCGGCCTTCCGGGACTTCGTCGACGGCACCGACCCGGACCGGCTCGCGGCGACCGACAAGTACGTCAAGCTGCTGCTCGCCCCGCCGTCGTCCGGGCTCACCCCGCCGTACGACCTCGAGGCGCTCCGCACCGCCCTGCCGAAGCACGAGCGGCCCGCGCGCCGCACGTACACCGTGCGCGCCGTCGACCACGCGGCGGGGACGATCGCGATCGACTTCGTCGTGCACGGCGACGACGGCCTCGCCGGGCCCTGGGCGGCCGCCGCCCGTCCCGGGGACCTGCTCGCGCTGAGCGGCCCGGGCGGCGGGTACACGCCGTCCACCGAACCGGCCGTCACGCACGTGCTGCTCGGCGACGACAGCGCCCTGCCCGCGATCGGCGCCGCCCTGGAGGCGATGCCCGCCACCGCGCAGGGCGTCGCGCTCGTCGAGGTGGCCGGTGCCGAGGACGAGCAGGCGCTCGTGGTGCCCGCCGGGGTCGACCTGCGGTGGCTGCACCGCGACGCCACCGGCGCCGAGCCGGGCACGCTCCTGCTGGCGGCGGCGCGCGCACTGCCCCGCGCCTCCCGACCGGTCCGGGTCTTCGCGCACGGCGAGCGGACCGCGGTCAAGGCGATCCGTCGGCTGCTGCAGGACGACTGGGGACTCGACAAGGCCGACCTGTCGCTGTCGGCGTACTGGGCGCTCGGCCGTGCCGAGGACCGGTTCCAGGAGGAGAAGCGCGAACCCGTCGGCATGGTGTTCCCGGACTGA
- a CDS encoding heme oxygenase (biliverdin-producing), which translates to MGATVTTFSELLRRRAGRSDAAAGTSGAHGLLAGECEVADYADLLGQYAVVYAALERAAERMADHPVAAPFVTAQLTRLPAIRADLEYLVGPDWSELCCPTPATTAYVRRLNEVAATSPGGFVAHHYTRYLGDLSGGPSLARLLEERFGFDTNGVLFTIFDQVADPAAFEDTYRAELDAAPWSAEEREAVLAEVDLAASLDRAVLRSIGHGAPAATA; encoded by the coding sequence ATGGGTGCGACCGTGACGACGTTCTCCGAGCTGCTGCGGCGGCGGGCGGGCCGATCGGACGCGGCCGCCGGCACGTCCGGGGCCCACGGACTGCTCGCGGGGGAGTGCGAGGTCGCCGACTACGCCGACCTGCTCGGACAGTACGCCGTCGTGTACGCCGCACTCGAACGGGCCGCCGAACGGATGGCGGACCACCCCGTCGCGGCGCCGTTCGTCACGGCGCAGCTCACCCGGCTGCCCGCGATCCGCGCCGACCTCGAGTACCTCGTCGGCCCGGACTGGTCGGAGCTGTGCTGCCCGACGCCCGCCACCACGGCGTACGTCCGACGCCTGAACGAGGTCGCGGCGACGTCGCCCGGCGGGTTCGTGGCGCACCACTACACGCGGTACCTCGGCGACCTCAGCGGCGGCCCGTCGCTCGCCCGGCTGCTCGAGGAGCGGTTCGGCTTCGACACGAACGGCGTGCTCTTCACGATCTTCGACCAGGTCGCCGACCCGGCGGCGTTCGAGGACACCTACCGTGCCGAACTCGACGCCGCCCCGTGGTCGGCCGAGGAGCGCGAGGCCGTCCTCGCCGAGGTCGACCTGGCCGCGTCGCTCGACCGTGCGGTGCTGCGGTCCATCGGGCACGGCGCCCCCGCCGCGACGGCCTGA